The genomic segment TTCTTTTACAACAATACGGTCGATCACCAGCAAAATGTCTTTATTGTCTAATTGATGAAGATTTTCAGGAGAAAACTCATCCAGACGAACCATTTCGTTATCGACTAAAATACGGGCAAAACCCTGTTGTAAAAGGATTTTTAATTTATCTTCCAGCTGACGACCTTCTTCTAAATGAATTGGAGAAAGAAGAAGCCATCTACTATCAATTTCCAGCGTTTTTACATCAGAAATAACATCAGAAACGGTATTTTTTTTCACTTCTTGTCCAGAAATTGGCGAATAAGTTCTTCCAATTCTGGCAAACAAAAGTTTTATGTAATCGTAGATTTCTGTAGAAGTTCCAACTGTCGAACGGGCATTTGTTGTATTTACTTTCTGCTCAATCGCAATTGCCGGAGCAATTCCTTTAATATATTCAACTTTTGGTTTGTCTAAACGCCCCAAAAACTGACGTGCGTATGATGATAAACTTTCAACATAACGGCGTTGTCCTTCTGCATATAAGGTATCAAAAGCTAAACTTGATTTTCCTGATCCCGAAAGTCCTGTAATTACAACAAGTTTATTTCGCGGAATGGCTACATCTACATTTTTTAAATTATGTACTTGTGCACCTTTTATTATAATATTTTGCTTCGGGTCTAGTGTAGAAAGATCAATTTGCATAAAAAAAGTCAATTTTTACAAAAGTAATCAATTTTGAACAGAGTTTTGTTAAGGATATTGTTCCAAATCTTAACAGAATTACCATGTTTTGAATGTTGATTTGAATGAAAATTAATTACTATACGTTTCCCATGGTTTCAACCATGGGCTATGTTGAATATGATTGAGGAAGAAATTAAACATAGCAGCTGTTTTAACCGCTGGAACGCAATATATTTTTTCATCATTAAATCATGGAATCTTTTATTTTACTAAAAATTTGTGGTTTCCATATAAAATATGCTATTTTAGAACTGTTTTAGTACCCTTAAAATCCTGACCAAATTTGAAAACTAAACTATCTGTACTGCTGTTTTTGATGAATTTCCTGCTGTTTTCGCAAGAACTTCCTCCCATTGTTAAATATTCTACTTCTGTTTATGGAGCCGGAAATCAAAGCTGGATGATTTCTCAGGACGATGAAAACTATTTGTATTTTGCTAATAATGATGGACTTTTAGAATATAACGGAACCAGCTGGCAATTGTATCCGGGGCCGAATGAAACCATTATTCGTTCGGTAAAAGTTATTGGTAATAAAGTCTTTACGGGCAGTTATATGAATTTTGGCTACTGGGCCAGAAGCGAAGATGGTAAATTAAAATACACCTCACTCAGCGATAAAATCAAAAATAAAATTCTGGATGATGAGCAGTTTTGGAATATTTTAAAATACGATCAATGGATTCTGTTTCAATCTTTAAACCGAATTTATATTTATGATACCAAAGCCAAAAGGTTTAATATTATTGCACCTAAAAATGGTGTAGTAAAATCATTTGCGACTAAAAATGCGATTTATTTTCAAACAACAAAAGAAGGGCTTTTTGAAATTGAAAGCGGCAGGGCAAAATTAGTTTCAGATAATCCAACTCTGAAGAAATTTACAATTGCGAATGTTTTTGCAACAGATGAAGGTTTGCTAATTCAAACGCAGTTAGATGGAATTTATAAACTTGTTGGAAATTCGCTGACAAGAGTTACTACTGATGTAGATTCAGAATTAAAATCGAGTTTTGTTTACAGCAGCCAGCGTCTTCAGGACGGAAGTTTTGCATTAGGAACAGTTTCAAACGGAGTTTTTATTTTATCAGATAAAGGAAAACTAAAATATCATTTAACGCAAAGCAAAGGTTTGAGTAATAATACCGCTTTGTCTCTTTTTGAAGATAAAGACCAGAATTTATGGGTTGGACTTGACAACGGAATTAACTGTATCAACATTCAGTCACCTGTTCATAGTTTTACAGATGATACAGGAGTTTTAGGAACGGTTTACGCATCGGCAGTTTTTAACGGAATGCTGTACATTGGAACCAATCAGGGATTGTTTTGTAAGCCAACGCAAAGCAATTCTGAATTCAAATTTATAAATGGTACAAAAGGTCAGGTTTGGTCTTTGTTTACTTATGATAATACACTTTTCTGCGGACACGATTCCGGAACTTTTATCGTTACAAATGATTCGGCGAGAAGTATATTTTCAGCTTCGGGAACCTGGAAATTTGAACCGGTTCCGGGAAATAAAAATCAGTTAATTCAGGGAAATTATTATGGACTTTCGGTTTTAGAAAAAATAAATAATCAATGGATTTTTAAAAACAAAATTCATGGGTTTGATTATTCTTCCCGTTATTTCGAAATCACAAAAAATCTCGATGTCTATGTGAGCCACGAATACAAAGGAATTTTTAGATTAAAACTAGGCAAATCACTTTTAAAAGCACATGATTTTTATACTTACAAATCTCCTCAAAAAGGAAACAGCGCCAGTTTAACCACTTTTAATAATTCGATTTATTATGCTTACAAAGGCGGAATTTTTAAATTAAATCCTAAAACCAGACAATTTGAAAAAGATACTGTTTTGAGTTCAATTTTCGAAAAAGACGAATATACATCAGGAAAATTAATTGTAGATAATTCAAACAAAATCTGGTTATTTTCTAAAAACTACATTCATTATTTTTCGGCCAGTAAATTAAGTAATCAGTTAAAGCAGAATATAATTCCGATTCCGTCTTCGCTAACCAATTCAATGTTAGGTTATGAAAATATTACACAAATTTCAAAATCAACTTATTTAATTGGAACTACTGATGGTTATTATACTTTAAATATTGATGATTTGAGTTTTAAAAACTACAGCGTTTTTATTACTGATATCACCATAAATAAACAAAACGAAAACTTCAAAAATGTCGGAATTACAAGTGAAGGTAGTTTCCGTCACGACGAAAATAACATCACGCTCAATTACACGGTACCTGAGTACAATAAGTATATTAATTCTGAATATCAATATTCGCTGGAAGGTTTTCAAAATGAATGGAGCGAATGGAGTACAAAAGCAACGGCAAATTTTAAAAACCTGCCTCCGGGAAAATATACTTTTAAAGTAAGAGCAAAATATGCCAATACCATTCTGCCAAATACAGCCGTTTATACATTTGTGGTTTTGAAACCTTGGTATTTAACAAATCTTGCTTGTTTCATATATCTCCTTTTAATGATTGCACTCGGATATTTTATTAATAAAGCGTATCGTAATTATTATCAAAAACAAAAAGAAAAGCTTATTGAAGAAAATAATCTTCTTTTAGAAATTAAAGAATTAGAAAACGAGCAGGAATTAATGCGAATTCGTAATGAACAGCTTTCTCAGGACGTTGATAATAAAAATCGCGAACTCGCAGTTTCGACAATGAGTTTGAATAGTAAAAACGAATTATTAGCTTTTATTAAAGAAGATTTAAAGAAAACAGCCCAAAACGACAGTTCAAATATCAAATCTGTAATTAGTACGATTAATAAAAATATTACCGAAGAAGATTCGTGGAATGTATTTAAAGAAGCATTCGATAATGCCGATAAAGATTTCTTAAAAAGAATAAAACAAATGCATCCGGCCTTAACGCCAAACGACCTGCGTTTATGTGCTTATCTTCGATTAAATCTATCTTCAAAAGAGATTGCTCCAATGTTTAATATTTCGGTTCGAAGTGTTGAGATAAAAAGGTATCGTTTGCGTAAAAAAATGGATTTGCAGCACGAAATCGGTTTAGTTGAATATATTCTGGCTGTATAGTATTTCAAAAAGCGGCTCAAAAAAACTATACATTACCACAACATTATGCTTTTATTGGGAAAACAGAGCGGAAATGTTAAAGAAATTAACATTGAGAAATTATAGTTATACAGCGGTGTATTTTATGATATCCTAAATTTAGAGTAGATTTTTTTATGATGTATGTTTTTTGTTGAGGTTAATTTTATCGTTTTCATAAAGGGAACAGATAAATTTAGCTTTCAATAAAAACTAACTAATTATGAAATCTAAGTTATTACTAATTGTACTCTCACTGTGTACATCTTTTGCCTTTGCGCAATCTATAGATGTAAGCGGTACGGTAGTAGATGGGTCAGGACTAGCATTGCCTGGCGTTAATGTAAAAGTTAAAAG from the Flavobacterium sp. genome contains:
- a CDS encoding triple tyrosine motif-containing protein encodes the protein MKTKLSVLLFLMNFLLFSQELPPIVKYSTSVYGAGNQSWMISQDDENYLYFANNDGLLEYNGTSWQLYPGPNETIIRSVKVIGNKVFTGSYMNFGYWARSEDGKLKYTSLSDKIKNKILDDEQFWNILKYDQWILFQSLNRIYIYDTKAKRFNIIAPKNGVVKSFATKNAIYFQTTKEGLFEIESGRAKLVSDNPTLKKFTIANVFATDEGLLIQTQLDGIYKLVGNSLTRVTTDVDSELKSSFVYSSQRLQDGSFALGTVSNGVFILSDKGKLKYHLTQSKGLSNNTALSLFEDKDQNLWVGLDNGINCINIQSPVHSFTDDTGVLGTVYASAVFNGMLYIGTNQGLFCKPTQSNSEFKFINGTKGQVWSLFTYDNTLFCGHDSGTFIVTNDSARSIFSASGTWKFEPVPGNKNQLIQGNYYGLSVLEKINNQWIFKNKIHGFDYSSRYFEITKNLDVYVSHEYKGIFRLKLGKSLLKAHDFYTYKSPQKGNSASLTTFNNSIYYAYKGGIFKLNPKTRQFEKDTVLSSIFEKDEYTSGKLIVDNSNKIWLFSKNYIHYFSASKLSNQLKQNIIPIPSSLTNSMLGYENITQISKSTYLIGTTDGYYTLNIDDLSFKNYSVFITDITINKQNENFKNVGITSEGSFRHDENNITLNYTVPEYNKYINSEYQYSLEGFQNEWSEWSTKATANFKNLPPGKYTFKVRAKYANTILPNTAVYTFVVLKPWYLTNLACFIYLLLMIALGYFINKAYRNYYQKQKEKLIEENNLLLEIKELENEQELMRIRNEQLSQDVDNKNRELAVSTMSLNSKNELLAFIKEDLKKTAQNDSSNIKSVISTINKNITEEDSWNVFKEAFDNADKDFLKRIKQMHPALTPNDLRLCAYLRLNLSSKEIAPMFNISVRSVEIKRYRLRKKMDLQHEIGLVEYILAV